Proteins encoded in a region of the Candidatus Nitrosomarinus catalina genome:
- a CDS encoding succinate dehydrogenase — MTQDENKEGIKGMANPGRYGIERIAYLLMRLTGLGLLGYFIAHVYETSNILRGRMGWDDFLAMTQTTEGHLFLVLVIGMCVFHTGNGIRIMLGHGGVGVGKPARPDYPYDPASQNYRHKIGIYSSIVLAAVAMMYGMAVMFGE; from the coding sequence ATGACTCAAGATGAAAATAAAGAAGGCATTAAAGGAATGGCTAATCCTGGTCGTTACGGAATTGAAAGAATAGCATATTTGTTAATGCGTTTAACAGGACTGGGATTGCTAGGCTACTTTATTGCACATGTTTATGAAACAAGTAATATTTTACGAGGTCGAATGGGTTGGGATGATTTTCTAGCAATGACTCAAACTACAGAAGGACATCTGTTTTTAGTTCTTGTAATTGGAATGTGTGTTTTTCACACTGGAAATGGAATCAGAATTATGTTGGGACATGGCGGTGTTGGTGTGGGAAAACCTGCCAGACCAGATTATCCATATGACCCTGCATCTCAAAATTATCGACATAAAATAGGAATTTACTCTTCCATCGTTCTTGCAGCAGTTGCAATGATGTATGGTATGGCAGTAATGTTTGGTGAATAA
- a CDS encoding HEAT repeat domain-containing protein has translation MENILKILETGQSQKKIEILETLHDTNNLKILQQIISRLNDDSIEVRGEAFNALVLNQNEISKILIKNLNSPNKNIKAFTSLVLANRNDKNAIPKIMKIVNDEHERVRSCAIGALGYLKAENISEIVLKLISDSSLEVQISALNTAIQTKISIPEQKIKEMSKNNDVQIKNLLLKLKK, from the coding sequence TTGGAAAATATTTTAAAAATCTTAGAGACAGGGCAAAGTCAAAAAAAAATTGAGATTTTAGAAACGCTACATGATACAAATAATTTGAAAATATTACAACAAATTATTTCAAGATTAAATGATGATAGCATAGAAGTCAGGGGTGAAGCATTTAATGCACTTGTATTAAATCAAAATGAAATCTCAAAAATTTTAATTAAAAATCTTAATTCTCCAAATAAAAATATCAAGGCTTTTACATCACTAGTATTAGCCAACAGAAATGATAAAAATGCAATTCCAAAAATTATGAAAATTGTAAATGATGAACATGAAAGAGTAAGATCTTGTGCGATTGGTGCTTTAGGATATCTAAAAGCAGAAAACATTTCAGAAATTGTTTTAAAATTAATTTCAGATTCTAGTTTAGAAGTGCAAATTAGTGCATTAAATACTGCGATTCAAACAAAAATTTCAATTCCTGAACAAAAAATTAAAGAAATGTCAAAAAATAATGATGTTCAAATAAAAAATCTATTATTAAAATTAAAAAAATAA
- a CDS encoding isocitrate lyase/PEP mutase family protein, translating into MIKSKKPLVIPGVYDAIGAKIAEKVGFNAMFQTGYGTSATLFGMPDYGFIGATETVDNARRISNAISVPLIVDSDTGYGNALSVWKLVKELEAAGAAGIFLEDQKWPKRCGHMQGKDVILQEEYTEKLGAAIDARENKDFIIVARTDSRATEGLDKAIERGLQNKKTGADAVFIEAPKSLDEMKRIGKEIKAPLVANMIEGGATPINSAETLSKIGFNIILYPLSVLFANTFATMNILQELKNTGTTSKYKQKVVNFDQFNNLVELDKFKKMETKYKFSKRK; encoded by the coding sequence ATGATTAAATCAAAAAAACCTCTTGTAATTCCAGGAGTGTATGATGCTATTGGAGCCAAAATTGCAGAAAAAGTAGGATTCAATGCAATGTTTCAAACTGGATATGGAACTTCAGCAACATTGTTTGGAATGCCAGATTATGGATTTATTGGAGCAACAGAAACAGTAGATAATGCAAGGAGAATCTCAAATGCAATTTCAGTACCACTAATTGTTGATTCAGATACAGGTTATGGAAATGCATTAAGTGTTTGGAAATTAGTTAAAGAATTAGAGGCTGCAGGGGCTGCAGGAATTTTTCTTGAGGATCAAAAATGGCCTAAAAGATGTGGTCATATGCAAGGAAAAGATGTAATATTACAAGAAGAGTACACAGAAAAACTTGGTGCAGCAATTGATGCACGTGAAAACAAAGATTTCATCATTGTAGCTAGAACAGATTCAAGAGCAACTGAAGGATTAGATAAAGCAATTGAAAGAGGACTACAGAATAAAAAAACAGGTGCAGATGCTGTATTTATTGAAGCACCAAAATCATTAGATGAAATGAAAAGAATTGGAAAAGAGATCAAAGCACCATTAGTTGCAAATATGATTGAAGGTGGTGCAACTCCAATTAATTCAGCCGAAACTTTGAGTAAAATTGGATTCAACATTATTCTTTACCCACTATCTGTATTATTTGCCAATACTTTTGCAACAATGAATATTTTACAAGAATTAAAAAATACAGGAACTACTTCAAAATACAAACAAAAAGTAGTAAATTTTGATCAGTTCAATAATTTAGTTGAATTAGATAAATTCAAAAAAATGGAAACAAAGTACAAATTTTCAAAAAGAAAATAA
- a CDS encoding succinate dehydrogenase: MKESTIMKIHYGTALASVGLVAVHILMRLTTGFSDSLSYENVLANYRSIPYVIMLELILILLAVHGFNGLRVILLELKQGRVYEKAVSYGCVVAMIALIGYGSRTIIMTNMGMS; the protein is encoded by the coding sequence ATGAAAGAAAGTACAATAATGAAAATTCACTATGGGACTGCTTTAGCATCTGTGGGATTAGTTGCAGTTCATATTTTGATGCGTCTAACAACAGGATTTTCAGACTCTTTATCTTATGAAAATGTATTAGCAAATTATCGATCAATTCCATATGTTATAATGCTTGAATTGATTTTGATTCTACTTGCAGTACATGGATTTAATGGATTGAGAGTTATTTTACTAGAACTAAAACAAGGCAGGGTTTATGAAAAGGCTGTTTCATATGGATGTGTAGTAGCAATGATTGCATTAATTGGATATGGCTCAAGAACAATAATTATGACAAATATGGGGATGTCTTAG
- a CDS encoding DNA-binding protein → MSTETRDTIFIGKKPLMAYVTSTLIQLANVPSVNIKARGLSIGRAVDVAQIVARKTENAGYSIGNIKIDSESLESEDGRTRNVSTIEIEVKRNES, encoded by the coding sequence ATGTCCACTGAAACAAGAGACACCATATTCATTGGTAAAAAACCATTGATGGCATATGTAACATCGACGCTAATTCAATTAGCAAATGTACCATCCGTAAACATCAAAGCTCGGGGACTTAGTATAGGTCGTGCAGTAGATGTAGCACAAATTGTTGCACGAAAAACTGAAAATGCCGGATATTCCATTGGAAATATCAAAATTGATTCAGAATCATTAGAATCTGAAGATGGTAGAACCCGAAATGTTTCAACAATAGAAATTGAAGTAAAGAGAAACGAATCTTAA
- a CDS encoding succinate dehydrogenase/fumarate reductase iron-sulfur subunit — protein MAQVSSVADEQLPNALSTTKTILLRISRFNPESDDSNKFMEFNVSYEKWTTVLEAILDVKKHHDHSVAVRYSCRQATCGSCGMLINGKPRLACFTKISELDSNVVTVEPMNNFPVIRDLAVKFERLFDTHHKIQPYLIRDDTELESNEKEFLQSPEELENFIQFANCIKCGLCNSACPTMTTDSSFVGPQALAQAYRYVADSRDKGKDSRLDIIDESHGIWRCHFAGSCSQVCPKGVDPAMGIQFLRGYLLGFRS, from the coding sequence ATGGCCCAAGTCTCTAGTGTTGCAGACGAACAATTACCTAATGCATTATCTACAACAAAAACAATCTTACTAAGAATCTCTAGATTTAATCCTGAATCTGATGATTCAAATAAATTCATGGAATTCAATGTATCCTATGAAAAATGGACAACAGTACTAGAAGCAATTCTTGATGTCAAAAAACATCATGATCATTCTGTAGCTGTTCGTTATTCTTGTAGACAAGCTACATGTGGATCTTGTGGTATGTTGATTAATGGAAAACCTAGATTAGCATGCTTTACAAAAATCAGTGAATTGGATTCTAATGTGGTGACTGTAGAACCAATGAATAATTTTCCAGTAATCCGTGATTTGGCAGTAAAGTTTGAACGATTGTTTGACACACATCATAAAATTCAACCTTATCTAATCCGTGATGATACTGAGTTAGAATCAAACGAAAAAGAGTTCTTACAATCTCCTGAAGAATTAGAAAATTTCATCCAATTTGCAAATTGCATTAAATGTGGATTATGTAATTCTGCATGTCCAACTATGACTACTGATTCTTCATTTGTAGGGCCTCAAGCATTAGCACAAGCATATCGATATGTCGCTGATAGTAGAGATAAAGGAAAAGATAGTAGACTAGACATTATTGATGAATCCCATGGAATTTGGAGATGTCATTTTGCTGGTTCATGTAGTCAAGTATGTCCAAAAGGTGTTGATCCAGCAATGGGAATTCAATTCCTTAGAGGGTATTTGTTAGGATTTAGAAGTTAA
- a CDS encoding PadR family transcriptional regulator, with protein MISEWFQRVGSSIPRGFSRYFILELLKEKTYTGKEIIDYAVEQSNGIWKPSPGLIYPLLGRLLDEKLIEETKDGRYQLTKYGLETAQDVDKINDIVKNQLDVLFRLGNAGRFVALDLLEKISSMGSILSSNLTNMTEEETKKYREFLQDELNKMDGKKVKKNGKEIKIE; from the coding sequence ATGATTTCAGAGTGGTTTCAAAGAGTAGGGAGTTCCATACCAAGAGGATTTTCAAGATATTTCATTTTGGAATTATTAAAAGAAAAAACATACACAGGAAAAGAAATTATTGATTATGCAGTTGAACAAAGTAATGGGATTTGGAAACCATCTCCAGGATTAATTTATCCATTATTAGGTAGATTACTAGATGAGAAATTAATTGAAGAAACAAAAGATGGTAGATATCAATTAACAAAATATGGTTTAGAGACAGCACAGGACGTAGATAAAATCAATGATATTGTTAAAAATCAATTAGATGTTCTTTTTAGATTAGGAAACGCGGGAAGATTTGTCGCATTAGATTTACTAGAAAAAATTTCATCAATGGGTTCGATTCTAAGTTCAAACTTGACAAATATGACAGAGGAAGAAACTAAAAAATACAGAGAGTTTTTACAAGACGAATTAAATAAAATGGATGGAAAAAAAGTAAAGAAAAATGGTAAAGAAATCAAAATAGAATAA
- a CDS encoding metal-sulfur cluster assembly factor, with the protein MSQDIKLLRVKIFDELSKIVDPEINTSIVELELIDEVDINDSNVKVDLHLTSPFCPAVFGFKICQDVHDYLLKVDGVEDVKVNVSNHFMAEQINNQVNNSPNPNKINELPKKTD; encoded by the coding sequence ATGAGCCAAGATATCAAATTACTTAGGGTCAAAATTTTTGATGAATTATCAAAGATTGTAGATCCAGAAATCAACACATCCATTGTGGAATTAGAACTAATTGACGAAGTAGACATCAATGACAGTAACGTCAAAGTAGATTTACATCTAACTAGTCCATTTTGTCCAGCAGTTTTTGGTTTCAAAATTTGTCAAGATGTTCATGATTATCTTTTGAAGGTAGATGGTGTAGAAGATGTCAAAGTAAATGTATCAAATCATTTCATGGCAGAACAAATCAACAATCAAGTAAACAATAGTCCTAATCCAAACAAGATAAATGAACTTCCAAAAAAAACAGATTAA
- a CDS encoding succinate dehydrogenase/fumarate reductase flavoprotein subunit, with the protein MVNSLDFDLIICGSGLAGLRAAISAAKKGPNLKIGVVSKVQVMRSHSVSAEGGTAAVLFEDEGDTIESHVYDTVKGSDFLADQDVAERLCVEMPQQIRQLDHWGMPWSRRDDGRIDQRNFGGYSFPRATYASDKVGFFEMQTLYDTCQKYDNIEYLNEWFVTSIIHDGKKFMGVTAIELGSGNFYTIKGKALIIATGGAGRLYSFSTYALSSTPDGLDMGFRAGMALKDMEFVQFHPTGILPSGILITEGARGEGGYLLNSQGERFMKTYAAGKMELAPRDIVSRSIMTEIQEGRGFKHETGPDCMKLDLRHLGDEKIKEKLGGIREISIKFSGIDPAKDLLDIRPVCHYMMGGLHTDIDGATEIQGVWAAGEVACNSVHGSNRLGANSTSECIVWGNITGALAAEYAMNNNNSDQWPHHLVAAEEKRIYDGIFRGNGDVNPYEIRQELTDTLNEKAYVYRNETDLVDGLKKIRELKKLAWKHVDDKAKEYNTNFANVMELDSMFRVAEVLLVGAINRKESRGAHSRTDYPKRDDENFLYHTLAYYDPNEPIMKKHPVTITKYKPVERKY; encoded by the coding sequence ATGGTTAATTCATTAGATTTTGATCTTATCATTTGCGGTTCTGGCCTTGCAGGATTAAGAGCTGCAATTTCTGCTGCAAAGAAAGGCCCAAATCTCAAGATTGGGGTTGTTTCTAAAGTTCAGGTAATGCGTTCTCATTCTGTTTCTGCAGAAGGTGGAACTGCTGCAGTTCTTTTTGAAGATGAAGGTGATACAATTGAATCTCATGTTTATGATACTGTTAAAGGAAGTGATTTTCTTGCAGACCAAGATGTTGCAGAACGCCTTTGTGTTGAAATGCCACAACAAATTCGTCAATTAGATCATTGGGGAATGCCTTGGTCTAGACGAGATGATGGTAGAATTGATCAAAGAAATTTTGGTGGTTATAGTTTTCCTAGAGCAACATATGCATCTGATAAAGTTGGTTTCTTTGAAATGCAAACTCTGTATGACACATGTCAGAAATATGATAATATTGAATATCTTAACGAATGGTTTGTAACATCAATTATTCATGATGGAAAAAAATTCATGGGAGTTACCGCAATTGAATTAGGTTCAGGAAATTTTTACACCATTAAAGGTAAAGCACTAATTATTGCAACTGGTGGTGCTGGACGTTTGTATAGTTTTTCAACTTATGCACTTTCTTCAACTCCTGATGGATTAGATATGGGATTCCGTGCAGGTATGGCATTAAAAGATATGGAGTTTGTACAATTCCATCCAACTGGAATTTTGCCTTCTGGAATATTGATTACTGAAGGTGCAAGAGGTGAAGGTGGATATTTGCTTAACAGTCAAGGTGAGAGATTTATGAAAACTTATGCTGCAGGAAAAATGGAATTAGCTCCTCGTGATATAGTGTCAAGATCAATTATGACAGAAATTCAAGAAGGCCGTGGATTCAAACATGAAACTGGACCTGATTGTATGAAACTTGATTTGAGACATCTTGGCGATGAAAAAATCAAAGAAAAATTAGGTGGAATTAGAGAAATATCAATTAAATTTTCAGGAATAGATCCTGCAAAAGATTTGCTTGACATTAGGCCAGTTTGCCATTACATGATGGGTGGATTGCATACTGATATTGATGGTGCAACTGAAATTCAAGGTGTCTGGGCAGCAGGTGAGGTGGCTTGTAACAGTGTTCATGGCTCAAATCGTTTAGGTGCAAATTCAACATCCGAATGTATTGTTTGGGGAAATATCACTGGCGCACTTGCAGCTGAATATGCTATGAATAATAACAATAGTGATCAATGGCCTCATCATTTAGTTGCAGCAGAAGAGAAGCGAATCTATGATGGAATATTTAGAGGAAATGGAGATGTAAATCCATATGAAATAAGACAAGAACTTACAGATACTTTGAATGAAAAAGCATATGTCTATAGAAATGAAACTGACCTAGTTGATGGTCTAAAGAAAATCCGTGAATTAAAGAAATTAGCTTGGAAGCATGTTGATGATAAAGCAAAAGAATACAATACTAATTTTGCAAATGTCATGGAACTTGATTCCATGTTTAGAGTCGCTGAAGTTCTTTTAGTTGGTGCCATTAATCGTAAAGAATCTCGTGGTGCACATTCAAGAACTGATTATCCTAAACGTGATGATGAAAATTTCTTATATCATACACTTGCTTATTACGATCCAAATGAACCAATAATGAAAAAACATCCTGTAACAATTACTAAATACAAACCAGTGGAGAGAAAATACTAG